The Humulus lupulus chromosome 3, drHumLupu1.1, whole genome shotgun sequence genome window below encodes:
- the LOC133823076 gene encoding putative DNA (cytosine-5)-methyltransferase CMT1 has protein sequence MGKTRSGKRKAKVVEEPEPSDSSDMAEMESQPIALVISEPKRTKRNDADSDASFLGKPFPQHEAAQRWPKRYEPKGKVKKGELSGEKKESGTKEEEVTQAKFHYSQALVDGVVFDLNDDAYVKAEDDKPDYIARIIEFFEAVDGGLYFTAQWFYRAEDTAIKDLRDHSHILDKRRVFMSEIKDDNPLDCIVSKVTIAKVSPNLDLLAKEKALPPCDLYYDMKYTVANLTFSTIEPDSKPDSDTASTISSESGSNNLGDDDRNQTSKKSEMTLLDLYSGCGAMSTGLCMGASLTGVKLVTRWAVDFNSDACQSLKLNHPETEVRNEAAEDFLSLLKDWEKLCKEFKLLESRQSQDQDICLESVEAELDENANNNSDIDDSSMSSEEFEVQELLAICHGDPNKAGSKGLYFKVRWKGYDSDEDTWEPIDGLSTCPDKLKEFVTKGYKRNMLPLPGDVDFICGGPPCQGVSGFNRFRDKTAPLKDIKNSQLLVYMSIIEYLKPKYVLMENVVDILKFSEAFLGRYALGRLVSMNYQARLGMMAAGSYGLPQFRMRVFLWGAQPSEKLPQYPLPTHEVVERGVVPTEFEEVLVGYNKNQQRHLEKALYLEDAISDLPPVENDESQDERPYGTLPRTEFQKYIRLKRSDVVGYENSSAQSPQKAMLYDHRPLQLNQDDYERVCQIPKKKGANFRDLPGLLIGPDNVVSRDPAVESIQVSSGKLLVPEYALNYVRGKSTKPFGRTWWDETIGTVVTRAEPHNQVIIHPEQDRVLSVRELARLQGFPDFYKLSGPIKQRYMQVGNAVAVPVGIALGYTLGLASQGLSDDQPLTTLPFRFPKCMSSSKCVER, from the exons ATGGGGAAAACCAGATCTGGAAAACGCAAGGCCAAGGTGGTCGAAGAGCCTGAGCCGTCTGACTCCTCTGATATGGCCGAGATGGAGAGCCAGCCTATCGCTTTGGTAATCTCCGAACCCAAGAGGACGAAGCGGAACGATGCTGATTCCGATGCTTCCTTTCTCGGAAAGCCTTTTCCCCAACACGAAGCCGCCCAACGATGGCCCAAACGTTACGAGCCAAAG GGTAAGGTGAAGAAGGGGGAGCTATCTGGGGAAAAGAAAGA GAGTGGGACGAAAGAGGAGGAAGTCACGCAAGCAAAATTTCATTATAGTCAAGCTTTGGTAGATGGGGTTGTCTTTGATCTTAATGATGATGCTTATGTTAAG gcTGAAGATGATAAGCCTGATTACATTGCCAGAATTATTGAGTTTTTTGAAGCTGTTGATGGTGGACTCTATTTTACTGCCCAGTGGTTCTATAGGGCTGAAGACACA GCAATTAAGGATCTTAGGGACCACTCACACATTCTTGATAAAAGAAGGGTTTTTATGTCGGAGATAAAGGATGACAACCCCTTGGATTGCATTGTTTCTAAAGTGACAATTGCCAAAGTATCTCCCAAT CTGGATTTGCTTGCAAAGGAGAAAGCTTTACCCCCTTGTGATCTTTATTATGATATGAAGTACACAGTTGCTAATCTAACATTTTCAACCATTGAGCCTG ATTCTAAACCAGATAGTGACACAGCATCCACAATATCAAGTGAGAGTGGATCGAATAATTTAGGGGATGATGATAGAAATCAAACTTCTAAGAAGTCTGAGATGACTCTCTTAGATCTGTACTCAGGATGCGGTGCAATGTCTACTGGTTTATGCATGGGTGCTTCTTTAACTGGAGTGAAGCTTGTAACT AGGTGGGCTGTGGACTTCAATTCTGATGCATGCCAAAGTCTCAAGTTGAACCATCCTGAAACTGAG GTGAGAAACGAAGCAGCAGAGGATTTTTTGTCATTGTTGAAGGACTGGGAAAAATTATGCAAGGAGTTTAAATTGCTTGAATCACGTCAATCTCAAGACCAAGACATTTGCTTGGAAAGTGTTGAAGCAGAACTTGATGAAAATGCAAACAATAATAGTGACATTGATGATAGCTCAATGTCATCTGAAGAATTTGAAGTGCAAGAATTACTTGCAATTTGCCACGGTGATCCTAACAAAGCAGGATCAAAAGGATTATACTTTAAG GTTCGTTGGAAGGGTTATGATTCAGATGAGGACACATGGGAGCCCATTGATGGTTTAAG CACATGCCCAGATAAGTTAAAGGAGTTTGTCACAAAAGGTTACAAAAGGAATATGCTACCTCTTCCA GGGGATGTTGATTTCATTTGTGGAGGACCACCATGTCAAGGAGTAAGCGGTTTTAATCGCTTTAGAGACAAGACAGCTCCTTTAAAAGACATAAAAAATAGTCAACTGTTAGTTTACATGAGCATTATTGAGTATTTGAAGCCAAAGTATGTGTTAATGGAAAATGTCGTGGACATTTTAAAGTTTTCTGAGGCGTTTTTGGGACGATACGCGTTAGGTCGTCTTGTTTCCATGAATTATCAAGCTAGATTGGGCATGATGGCTGCTGGTTCTTATGGTCTACCACAATTTCGAATGCGGGTTTTCTTATGGGGTGCTCAGCCTTCAGAG AAATTACCTCAGTATCCTTTGCCAACTCATGAAGTGGTTGAGAGAGGAGTTGTCCCAACTGAATTTGAG GAAGTTCTTGTTGGCTATAATAAAAACCAGCAACGTCATTTGGAAAAGGCTCTTTATCTTGAAGATGCAATTTCTGATCTCCCTCCG GTTGAGAATGATGAAAGCCAAGATGAAAGGCCATATGGGACATTACCTCGTACAGAATTTCAGAAGTATATAAGATTGAAAAGAAGTG ATGTGGTAGGTTATGAAAATTCTTCTGCTCAAAGTCCACAAAAAGCTATGTTATATGATCATCGACCTTTGCAGTTGAATCAAGATGATTATGAGAGAGTGTGccaaataccaaaaaaaaag GGTGCAAATTTTAGAGATTTACCTGGTTTACTAATTGGTCCAGACAATGTAGTTTCTCGGGATCCAGCAGTAGAGAGTATCCAAGTTTCCTCGGGGAAGCTATTG GTACCAGAATATGCTCTAAACTATGTTCGTGGGAAGTCGACCAA GCCATTTGGTCGAACATGGTGGGATGAAACTATTGGAACTGTAGTAACGAGGGCGGAGCCTCACAATCAG GTGATTATTCATCCGGAACAAGATCGAGTGCTTTCTGTACGCGAACTAGCACGATTGCAAGGGTTTCCAGATTTTTATAAATTAAGTGGACCTATCAAACAGAG GTATATGCAAGTAGGGAATGCAGTTGCTGTTCCAGTGGGCATTGCCTTAGGTTATACATTGGGCTTGGCTAGTCAAGGATTATCTGATGATCAACCTCTAACAACTCTCCCATTCAGATTTCCAAAGTGTATGTCATCATCTAAATGCGTGGAAAGATAG